Below is a genomic region from Fusobacterium sp..
CATCAATTAAAGGAAGTATATCATCTAAAAAAATAAGACTTTTTAATGAAATAAATCCAACAAGCTTTCTTTGGTTATCAATAATGTAACATATATCAATGGTTTCATTATCAATACCCACTTTTTTTATATGATTTAAAGCTTGTCCAATATTCATATCGCTCTTTAGAGAAACATATTCCACTGTCATTACACTACCAGCACTATTTTCAGGGTATTTTAGAAACTGATTGATTAATTTTCTGGTATCTGAGGAAGTGTTCTGTAATATTTTATCTACAATATTTGCAGGCATTTCTTCAATGAAATCCACAGTGTCATCAATAAACATTTCATCAATTATATGACGTATTTCTTCATCTGTTATATTTTCAACAATTTCTTGTTGTTTCTCTGAAGAAAGATATGAAAATACTTCTGCTGAAGTATCTTTAGGAAGAATTCTAAATATTTTAAGGCTTTGCTCTTTAGTAAGGTCTTCAAGAAATTCTGCAATATCTACTGGATTTTCTTCCATAAGTGATTCTTTCAATTTTGCTAATTGATTATTTTTTAGGAAAAACAAAACATTTTCCATATTCCACCTCCATTTCTAAAAATTTTATTACACATATAAGGGTAGCATTTTCTCAGAAAAAACGCAATATTTGTTTATAAAAAATTTAATTTCTAAACAGAAAACTTTTAATTATATTGTAAATATTGTATAATAATTAAGATAGAGAGATTTTGGGAGGATAAAAGTGAATATAAAGCAAAGAGTCATTGGGCTTATACAAGAAGTTGAAAATGGAAAATATTCCAATATAGCTTTAAATGATTATTTTAGAGAAAATATTCTGAATAGAAAAGAAAGAGGTTTTATAACAGAACTTTTTTATGGTGTAATAAGAAAAAAAATATTTTTAGATTATGAAATAAATAAAAGAGTAAGTTCAATAAAAAAAGATTGGATAAGAAATCTTCTAAGAATATCTATATACCAGATTACTTTTATGAAAAGTGATGATAAAGGAGTAGTATGGGAAGCTTCTGAACTGGCTAAGAAAAAGTTTGGTGTGCCAGTTGGTAAGTTTGTAAATGGGGTATTACGAGGATATTTAAGAGAAATGGAAGATGATATAAAAGAGTTGAGAGAAATGGATAAACTGGATATTCTTTTATCATATCCAAGATGGTTTTATGAAAAGATAAAAGATGAATATTGGGAAGAAGCAGAATTATTTTTAGAATCATTAAAAAAGATACCTTATATCAGTTTTAGAGTAAATACATTAAAATACAGTGAAAAAGAATTTGAAGAGCTGCTTTTGGCTAAAGATATAGAAATAATAAAAAAAGTAGATACAGTATATTATATAGATTCAGGAATATTGTTATATAGTGATGAATTTAAAGAAGGAAAGATAATAGTGCAGGATGCATCATCTTATCTATCAGCTAAAAATTTAAATCCAAATGAGAAGGATTTAGTTTTGGATACTTGCAGTGCCCCTGGAGGAAAAACAGCAGTACTTGGTGAATTGATGGGAAATAAAGGGGAACTTTTAGCTTTAGATATTTATCCGCACAAACTAAAATTAATAGAAGAAAATTGTAAAAAATTAGGAATAGATGTAGTTAAAACTGTAAAAATGGATGCAAGAAAATTGAATCAACAGGGGAAAAAGTTCGATAAAATACTGGTAGATGCCCCATGCAGTGGTTATGGTGTACTTAGAAAAAAACCTGAAGCTATATATAATAAAACCGCTGAAAATATAGAGTTATTATCAGAGCTACAATTTGAAATACTTGAATCAGCTTCACAAGTTCTTAAAGATGATGGAGAATTAGTCTATAGTACTTGTACTATTTTAAAAGAAGAAAATACAGAAAATATAAAGAAGTTTTTAGAAAAATATCCGGAATTTGAAACAACAGAAATATATATACCAGAAAATGTAAAAGGAACTTATGATGAAGTTGGGGGATTTACAATAGACTATAATGAAGATATTTTAGATGGATTTTATATTGCAAAAATCAGAAAAAAGAGGTAAAAAATGTTAGAGGAATTAAAGGAAGCTAATGAGTATATAATAGGAAAAATTAAGGAAAAAGATAAACTGATACTTGAGATGGAGAATTATGCTCAAGAATATAATATTCCAATT
It encodes:
- the rsmB gene encoding 16S rRNA (cytosine(967)-C(5))-methyltransferase RsmB, which translates into the protein MNIKQRVIGLIQEVENGKYSNIALNDYFRENILNRKERGFITELFYGVIRKKIFLDYEINKRVSSIKKDWIRNLLRISIYQITFMKSDDKGVVWEASELAKKKFGVPVGKFVNGVLRGYLREMEDDIKELREMDKLDILLSYPRWFYEKIKDEYWEEAELFLESLKKIPYISFRVNTLKYSEKEFEELLLAKDIEIIKKVDTVYYIDSGILLYSDEFKEGKIIVQDASSYLSAKNLNPNEKDLVLDTCSAPGGKTAVLGELMGNKGELLALDIYPHKLKLIEENCKKLGIDVVKTVKMDARKLNQQGKKFDKILVDAPCSGYGVLRKKPEAIYNKTAENIELLSELQFEILESASQVLKDDGELVYSTCTILKEENTENIKKFLEKYPEFETTEIYIPENVKGTYDEVGGFTIDYNEDILDGFYIAKIRKKR